TTGTAAAGTCCGTTTACACAATACCACCTCTTTCTAATCTGGGATGTCAATTTTGATAAAATATTCAATAGTTTTCTCTGTGTATTTTGGATGGAATCAAGGCATTAGAATGTGCCAGAGGACACCCAAAATATTGATCTTTCGTAAAAATGTTTTGAAGGCTTGGCTGTCTACTTTTTCTAGGTGGCTGGCTACTCCCAGTACTGTTACTAGTATAGATTGAAACTTTTGGGGGGATTTACTAGTTATCCCAGGTAATTTCTCTTCTCGGACAATGCTCTGGAACAGACTGAACCAATGTTTCCCTTTCTGTGGACGGAGGAGGGTATTTTTTGTGGAATGCGCATTCCAGTCCTTCACTTACTCGCTGGCTAAGAGCACTAATCGTGGTGTCGTCCATCACTCACAAGCAGAATTGATCAGATTCCAGCTGACAAATGTGCTGAAAAAATATCTACTCTCTATTTTTGATGCTGCAGTTCTCATTTGAGCCTGTAAAATGTAATTTGATATAATTTCCATGTTAACGGACCCAATGAGCACCAAccaatgacgtgtgtgtgtgtgtgtataaacccctggattgctgatgttaTGTATTGGCCAGGCTTTggaggagcagtcctccatagaaatgaatggaattctaaagtatttcaattaaatgttaaaggacaaaataaaatgtattttttgttgttgtagtgggaacatttcgattttttttttaaacacttttttttatcATACTTTAAGGATTTTTCATTTTTAGCCTCACAATTTTAAAGTATGCATTTAAAGCTGAAATAtgtactttttttggggggggggtaaccTGACAATTTCCATATAAATATGTGGTATAGTAATTCTCATTGAAACATGCTTCCCGTTGttaagtttagttttttttgcatatttttagttttgtacaccagctgaaaaaTACAATGGGTTTTGattatgtaaaatatatatttctcagcggtgtagatggtacaatgattctctacactataatactttgcttgttttgtcacaaactgaaattaggcgaactattagcactacacagctgatttaaataattaaaagcttgatgatgatgatgatgatgagttggttatttgaatcgaCTGTGTAGTGATAGGGGCAAAAACCCTTAACGTGCACCCAGTGggccccaggactgagtttgggaaaccccgcTCTAggtaatagggtgtcatttgggagtgGGACACAGCCTAActgttctcctctgctctcctcctctctgggtCCCCAGGTATCGGTCTGATGCAGGCTAAGTCTCTGGGGAACCTGTCCAGTCCGAGCGGCGAGGACCTCCCCCTGCCCCGTGGTTGGACGGTAGACTGGACCATCCGAGGCAGGAAGTACTACATCGaccacaacaccaacaccacccaCTGGTCCCACCCCCTGGAGCGGGAGGGTCTGCCCCCTGGCTGGGAGAAGGTGGAGTCGGCTGAGTTTGGAACCTACTACGTAGACCACGTCAACAAGAGGGCCCAGTATAGACACCCCTGTGCTCCTAGGTAggctgtagagacagacagactctacCCCTGTGCTCCTAGgtagactatagagacagacactGTGCTCCTaggtagactgtagagacagacagactctacCCCTGTGCTCCTAGGtagactatagacagacagactgtgctCCTaggtagactgtagagacagacagactgtgctCCTaggtagactgtagagacagacagactgtgctCCTaggtagactgtagagacagacagactgtgctCCTaggtagactgtagagacagacagactgtgctCCTaggtagactgtagagacagacagactgtgctCCTAGgtagactatagagacagacagactgtgctCCTaggtagactgtagagacagagATACTCCACCCCTGTGCTCCTAGGTAGACTGTAGAGACGGACGGACTGTGCTCCTaggtagactgtagagacagacagactgtgctCCTaggtagactgtagagacagacagactgtgctCCTAGgtagactatagagacagacagactgtgctCCTaggtagactgtagagacagagATACTCCACCCCTGTGCTCCTAGGTAGACTGTAGAGACGGACGGACTGTGCTCCTAGGTAGACTGTAGAGACGGACGGACTGTGCTCCTAGGTAGACTGTAGAGACGGACGGACTGTGCTCCTAGGTAGACTGTAGAGACTGACGGACTGTGCTCCTGTGCTCCTAGGTCAGGGAGGAAATGTTGACTTCTTCTTTGTTCTCTTTTTTAAACCATTTTGTTTTTGACATGATAAACTCGACTCCTGGCCTCTGTCCATACTTACTGtccaaccccctcctcctccttctgctccaGCGTGCCTCGTTATGACCAGCCCCCTCCCTTGCCCCCTCCGGTAGTGTACCAGCCTCGCCCCTCAGAGAGGAACCATCCAGTGATGGTCCCAGCCAACCCGTACCACACGGCAGAGATCCCTGACTGGCTGCAGGTGTACGCCCGCGCCCCGCTCAAGTGAGTAACCTCCACCTGGCTGTCCTCCATATAGCTGTGGGGATTTACCCCCATTCTTGTTTCCATGGCTGAGGCAGTGGGGAAAGCCTGGGGCTCGATACTCTACTCCTTCTCATAACTTGACAACTTGCATAGGTTCAATATCCTGGAAAAGGTTATTGTGTTTATTGATGTAGTGACGGCTATATTAGAGGTTCTTGTCACCTTTTACTGTTGCTGTAAAGGGATTTTACTGTTGCTGTAAAGGGATTTTACTGTTGCTGTAAAGGGATTTTACTGTTGCTGTAAAGGGATTTTACTGTTGCTGTAAAGGGATTTTACTGTTGCTGTAAAGGGATTTTACTGTTGCTGTAAAGGGATTTTACTGTTGCTGTAAAGGGATTTTACTGTTGCTGTAAAGGGATTTTACTGTTGCTGTAAAGGGATTTTACTGTTGCTGTAAAGGGATTTTACTGTTGCTGTAAAGGGATTTTACTGTTGCTGTAAAGGGATTTTACCGTTGCCGTAAAGGGATTTTACCGTTGCTGTAAAGGGATTTTACTGTTGCTGCGTTGCTGTAAAGGGATTTTACCGTTGCTGTAAAGGGATTTTACCGTTGCTGTAAAGGGATTTTACCGTTGCTGTAAAGGGATTTTACTGTTGCTGTAAAAGGATTTTACTGTTGCTGCGTTACTGTAAAGCGTCTTTGGGTTTTAAACGAGCATTATTCAAGTCCTATGTATTATGATTACACTTCCCTGTGATGTGGACTTTCAGGAGGCAGACAGGATGTGGACAGTGAGGAGGCAGACAGGATGTGGACAGTGAGGAGGCAGACAGGATGTTCAGGTATAAGGATGTGGACTTTCAGGAGGCAGACAGGATGTGGACAGTGAGGAGGCAGACAGGATGTGGACAGTGAGGAGGCAGACAGGATGTTCAGGTATAAGGATGTGGACAGTGAGGAGCCAGACAGGATGTGGACAGTGAGGAGGCAGACAGGATGTTCAGGTATAAGGATGTGGACAATCAGGAGGCAGACAGGATGTTCAGGTATAAGGATGTGGACAATCAGGAGGCAGACAGGATGTGGACAGTCAGGATGTGGACAGTCAGGAGGCAGACAGGATGTGGACAGTCAGGAGGCAGACAGGAAGTTCAGGTATAAGGATGTGGACAGTCAGGAGGCAGACATGATGTGGACAGTGAGGAGGCAGACAGGATGTTCAGGTATAAGGATGTGGACAGTGAGGAGCCAGACAGGATGTTCAGGTATAAGGATGTGGACAGTGAGGAGCCAGACAGGATGTTCAGGTATAAGGATGTGGACagtcaggagccagacaggatGTTCAGGTATAAGGATGTGGACagtcaggagccagacaggatGTTCAGGTATAAGGATGTGGACAGTGAGGAGCCAGACAGGATGTTCAGGTATAAGGAGGAGCCAGACAGGATGTTCAGGTATAAGGATGTGGACagtcaggagccagacaggatGTTCAGGTATAAGGATGTGGACAGTGAGGAGCCAGACAGGATGTTCAGGTATAAGGAGGAGCCAGACAGGATGTTCAGGTATAAGGATGTGGACagtcaggagccagacaggatGTTCAGGTATAAGGATGTGGACAGTGAGGAGCCAGACAGGATGTTCAGGTATAAGGATGTGGACAGTGAGGAGCCAGACAGGATGTTCAGGTATAAGGAGGAGCCAGACAGGATGTTCAGGTATAAGGAGGAGCCAGACAGGATGTTCAGGTATAAGGAGGAGCCAGACAGGATGTTCAGGTATAAGGAGGAGCCAGACAGGATGTTCAGGTATAAGGAGGAGCCAGACAGGATGTGGACagtcaggagccagacaggatGTTCAGGTATAAGGAGGAGCCAGACAGGATGTTCAGGTATAAGGAGGAGCCAGACAGGATGTGGACagtcaggagccagacaggatGTTCAGGTATAAGGATGTGGACagtcaggagccagacaggatGTTCAGGTATAAGGATGTGGACAGTGAGGAGCCAGACAGGATGTTCAGGTATAAGGATGTGGACAGTGAGGAGCCAGACAGGATGTTCAGGTATAAGGAGGAGCCAGACAGGATGTTCAGGTATAAGGATGTGGACAGTGAGGAGCCAGACAGGATGTTCAGGTATAAGGAGGAGCCAGACAGGATGTTCAGGTATAAGGAGGAGCCAGACAGGATGTTCCGGTGCTCACCTCTCTCTTCCACCAGGTATGACCACATCCTGAAGTGGGAGCTGTTCCAGCTGGTGGATCTGGACACGTACCAGGGCATGTTGAAGCTGCTCTTCATGAAGGAACTGGAGCGCATCGTCAAGTCCTACGAGGCCTACCGTCAGGCCCTGCTGTCTGAGGTGGACCAAAGGAAACCGAGGCAGCAGTGGTACGCTCAGGCCCAGCAGCAGTTAGGCAAGAACTTCACAGGGAACATGTGAACTGGGTCGTAATTCACTAGGAAGCAAACAGGGGGACAAAACAAGGacggacctacctgaatttgtccaataataAACCAGTTGGTTGTTGCTAAACAGTTTGCTAcgatgtgcactaatgaatacaaccctgaaCTGACTGGAAGGAGGTAATGGACTCTGTGGCTAGCTCGACATGGGACTTCAAGGACTCTCATTCTACACTGTTCATATGAAGTTTAGCCCTGGGGAACCGTTGTCCCACCCCTCTGAGGTTACTACAGTAGGGAAGCTCCTCCTCCTGAGGTTACTACAGTAGGGAAGCTCCTCCTCCTGAGGTTACTACAGTAGGGAAGCTCCTCCTCCTGAGGTTACTACAGTAGGGAAGCTCCTCCTCCTGAGGTTACTACAGTAGGGAAGCTCCTCCTCCTGAGGTTACTACAGTAGGGAAGCTCCTCCTCCTGAGGTTACTACAGTAGGGAAGCTCCTCCTCCTGAGGTTACTACAGTAGGGAAGCTCCTCCTCCTGAGGTTACTACAGTAGGGAAGCTCCTCCTCCTGAGGTTACTACAGTAGGGAAGCTCCTCCTCCTGAGGTTACTACAGTAGGGAAGCTCCTCCTCCTGAGGTTACTACAGTAGGGAAGCTCCTCCTCCTGAGGTTACTACAGTAGGGAAGCTCCTCCTCCTGAGGTTACTACAGTAGGGAAGCTCCTCCTCCTGAGGTTACTACAGTAGGGAAGCTCCTCCTCCTGAGGTTACTACAGTAGGGAAGCTCCTCCTCCTGAGGTTACTACAGTAGGGAAGCTCCTCCTCCTGAGGTTACTACAGTAGGGAAGCTCCTCCTCCTGAGGTTACTACAGTAGGGAAGCTCCTCCTCCTGAGGTTACTACAGTAGGGAAGCTCCTCCTCCTGAGGTTACTACAGTAGGGAAGCTCCTCCTCCTGAGGTTACTACAGTAGGGAAGCTCCTCCTCCTGAGGTTACTACAGTAGGGAAGCTCCTCCTCCTGAGGTTACTACAGTAGGGAAGCTCCTCCTCCTGAGGTTACTACAGTAGGGAAGCTCCTCCTCCTGAGGTTACTACAGTAGGGAAGCTCCTCCTCCTGAGGTTACTACAGTAGGGAGGCTCCTCCTCCTGAGGTTACTACAGTAGGGAGGCTCCTCCTCCTGAGGTTACTACAGTAGGGAGGCTCCTCCTCCTGAGGTTACTACAGTAGGGAGGCTCCTCCTCCTGAGGTTACTACAGTAGGGAAGCTCCTCCTCCTGAGGTTACTACAGTAGGGAAGCTCCTCCTCCTGAGGTTACTACAGTAGGGAAGCTCCTCCTCCTGAGGCTACTACTGTAGGGAAGCTCCTCCTCCTGAGGCTACTACTGTAGGGAAGCTCCTCCTCCTGAGGCTACTACTGTAGGGAAGCTCCTCCTCCTGAGGCTACTACTGTAGGGAAGCTCCTCCTCCTGAGGCTACTACTGTAGGGAAGCTCCTCCTCCTGAGGCTACTACTGTAGGGAAGCTCCTCCTCCTGAGGCTACTACTGTAGGGAAGCTCCTCCTCCTGAGGCTACTACTGTAGGGAAGCTCCTCCTCCTGAGGCTACTACTGTAGGGAAGCTCCTCCTCCTGAGGCTACTACAGTAGGGAAGCTCCTCCTCCTGAGGCTACTACAGTAGGGAAGCTCCTCCTCCTGAGGGTACTACAGTAGGGAAGCTCCTCCTCCTGAGGTTACTACAGTAGGGAAGCTCCTCCTCCTGAGGTTACTACAGTAGGGAAGCTCCTCCTCCTGAGGTTACTACAGTAGGGAAGCTCCTCCTCCTGAGGTTACTACAGTAGGGAAGCTCCTCCTCCTGAGGTTACTACAGTAGGGaagctcctcctcctctgttttgtAGAGACAGGAAGATTACAGGCTGACAGATCTGCTTGTTTGAATGTCCATAAAAGACTATAATAAGACGACGGGTTGAGATTGTGCCTTTTCATCAGAGGCAGCACTTGCCTGttattttttttgctttgttaaaattaTATTTAAAACATTTCCATTTAAAGGACCAGCAGCGTTGCCTTAGGAACTCGTTTCCATATGAATTCTGTTTCATAAATGTTTTTGTAATTGTAGCCCGCCCCATAAAACAGAAAGGATATTATTGAACTTTTCAACAATTTTAATGTGATATATTGTAATTGTCATCAATACTTCCTTTTTTATAAGACAATCCTCTAAAACGTATGTAATTGTCTTACAGGAGATTTTGAAGTTCTGATATGGAACAGGTCTTCATTAAGACCTGGCGCTTTGTAGGATACAGTACAGCGTTCCATGTCAGGAACTTGGCTCTGTGCATCACTATAAGTCATACTTCATGATTTAAAACACATAAGCTACTGGAAACATATCTTCagcccaaattacaccctattccctattagccctggtcaaaagtagtgcactacatagggcagTGTtttcctggtcctcctgtacccccaaaAGTactccaaccctggtcctccactacccccaaaagta
This Salvelinus fontinalis isolate EN_2023a chromosome 16, ASM2944872v1, whole genome shotgun sequence DNA region includes the following protein-coding sequences:
- the LOC129813249 gene encoding protein salvador homolog 1-like; its protein translation is MLSRKKSKSEASKPAEVHGKYVKKETSPVLRNLMPSFIRHGPTIPRRTEVPLPEPGPSAYPVGPSPEPVVARNKSFMRAPVQRPPHEVARRESHRMSAPPYLPRSLGDITHEYGGSSQSFLTDVSPAAENGDTGRYYYPPPPEPYYDSQQQQRRPQPRPQQPRAPERFHEDYRYYEHNEHPNFQRLPPQQHTSPTPNRPPTGIGLMQAKSLGNLSSPSGEDLPLPRGWTVDWTIRGRKYYIDHNTNTTHWSHPLEREGLPPGWEKVESAEFGTYYVDHVNKRAQYRHPCAPSVPRYDQPPPLPPPVVYQPRPSERNHPVMVPANPYHTAEIPDWLQVYARAPLKYDHILKWELFQLVDLDTYQGMLKLLFMKELERIVKSYEAYRQALLSEVDQRKPRQQWYAQAQQQLGKNFTGNM